One Mercurialis annua linkage group LG3, ddMerAnnu1.2, whole genome shotgun sequence DNA window includes the following coding sequences:
- the LOC130014649 gene encoding alpha-dioxygenase PIOX-like: MVVATKLLARRKFIDTGKQFNIIAASWIQFMIHDWIDHLEGTDQIELKAPREVKSQCPLKSFKFYKTKEVPTGFYEIKTGHKNIRTPWWDGSAIYGSNTEWLNKVRTFKDGKLKISEDGLLLHDENGVAISGDVRNSWIGVSTLQALFIKEHNAVCDALKREYSDLDDDELYRHSRLVTAAVIAKIHTIDWTVELLKTDTLLGGMRANWYGLLGKKFKDTFGHVGGAILGGLVGLKKPNNHGVPYSLTEEFTSVYRMHSLLPDTLALRDVSAEPGVNKSPPLIEQIPMEKLIGLEGEVNISKIGFLAQMVSMGHQACGALELWNYPIWFRDIVPHNVDGTERSEHIDLAALEVYRDRERNVARYNDFRRSLLLIPISKWEDLTDDIEAIQELSEVYHNDIEELDLLVGLMAEKKIPGFAISETAFIIFLVMATRRLEADRFFTSYFNEETYTKKGLEWVNTTESLKDVLDRHYPDMTKKWMNSQSAFSVWDSPSAVHNPIPLYLRVPK, from the exons ATGGTGGTAGCTACGAAACTACTAGCAAGGAGAAAGTTCATAGACACAGGGAAGCAATTTAACATAATTGCAGCTTCTTGGATTCAGTTTATGATTCATGATTGGATCGATCACTTGGAGGGAACCGACCAG ATTGAGTTGAAAGCACCCAGAGAAGTAAAAAGCCAATGTCCCCTAAAATCATTCAAGTTCTACAAGACAAAGGAAGTTCCCACCGGCTTTTACGAGATTAAGACTGGCCATAAGAACATTCGTACTCCTTGGTG GGATGGAAGTGCAATTTATGGTAGCAACACAGAATGGCTGAATAAAGTAAGAACATTCAAAGATGGAAAGCTGAAAATATCGGAAGACGGGCTTCTTCTTCATGACGAAAATGGCGTTGCGATTTCCGGAGATGTTCGTAATAGTTGGATTGGTGTCTCCACTTTGCAAGCTCTCTTTATTAAGGAGCATAACGCAGTCTGTGATGCCCTCAAG agGGAGTATTCAGATTTAGATGATGACGAGTTATACAGACATTCAAGATTAGTGACCGCTGCTGTTATTGCAAAGATTCACACCATTGATTGGACAGTAGAACTTTTGAAGACTGATACTTTATTAGGAGGAATGCGTGCCAATTG GTATGGATTATTGGGCAAGAAATTTAAGGACACATTTGGACATGTGGGAGGAGCAATATTGGGTGGTCTTGTGGGGCTAAAGAAACCTAACAATCACGGTGTTCCTTATTCTCTAACTGAAGAATTTACGAGTGTTTACAGAATGCACTCACTTCTTCCTGATACTCTTGCCCTCAGGGACGTCTCAGCCGAGCCCGGGGTTAATAAATCTCCACCTTTAATCGAACA GATTCCTATGGAAAAGCTGATAGGACTAGAAGGAGAagtaaatatatcaaaaataggATTCTTGGCGCAAATGGTATCAATGGGTCATCAAGCTTGTGGAGCCTTAGAGCTGTGGAATTATCCAATATGGTTTAGAGATATTGTGCCACATAATGTTGATGGCACTGAAAGGTCTGAGCATATCGACCTTGCAGCTCTTGAAG TTTACAGGGATAGGGAGAGAAATGTTGCACGGTACAATGATTTCAGGAGATCCCTGCTGTTGATACCAATATCCAAATGGGAAGATCTGACGGATGATATAGAAGCTATTCAAGAACTAAGTGAAGTGTATCATAATGATATTGAAGAACTTGATCTTCTAGTTGGTCTCATGGCAGAGAAGAAGATCCCTGGATTTGCTATTAGTGAAACTGCATTCATCATATTCCTTGTCATGGCAACGAG GAGGCTAGAAGCAGACAGGTTTTTCACAAGCTATTTCAATGAAGAAACGTACACGAAGAAGGGACTGGAGTGGGTGAATACTACAGAGAGTCTAAAAGATGTGCTTGATCGTCATTACCCAGACATGACAAAGAAATGGATGAATTCACAAAGTGCTTTCTCTGTTTGGGACTCTCCTTCTGCTGTTCATAACCCCATTCCTCTTTATCTTCGTGTTCCGAAGTGA
- the LOC130015243 gene encoding alpha-dioxygenase PIOX-like, which translates to MLSLLMSTLKSLINSQFKLFVHEDFHEIVARMTVLDKFIFLIVHSIDKLGIWPKLPVFLGMIYLALRRHLHQEYNLVNVGTTPVGVRFNPLDFPYRTDDGKYNDPFNEVAGSEGSFFGRNMAPVDQKKKLKKPDPMVVATKLLARRKFIDTGKQFNIIAASWIQFMIHDWIDHLEDTEQIELKAPREVESQCPLKSFKFYKTKEVPTGFYEIKTGGKNIRTPWWDGSVIYGSNTEWLNKVRTFKDGKLKISEDGLLLHDENGVAISGDIRNSWAGVSTLQALFVKEHNAVCDALKREYPDLDDEDLYRHSRLVTAAVIAKIHTIDWTVELLKTDTLLAGMRANWYGILGKKFKDTYGHVGGVVLGGLVGLKKPDNHGVPYSLTEEFASVYRMHALLPDTLALRDVSAKPGVNKSLPLIKQVPMEKLIGLEGEKTVAKIGFAAQMVSMGHQACGALELWNYPVWFRNIIPHNLDGTERSDHIDLAALEVYRDRERNIARYNDFRRSLLLIPISKWEDLTNDKEAIKELSEVYDNDVEELDLLVGLMAEKKIPGFAISETAFFALQ; encoded by the exons ATGCTTTCATTGCTAATGTCTACTTTGAAATCTCTCATAAATTCTCAATTCAAACTCTTTGTTCATGAAGATTTTCATGAAATTGTTGCTAGGATGACCGTCCTTGACAAATTTATTTTCCTT ATTGTGCATTCCATTGATAAGCTAGGGATATGGCCAAAATTACCAGTATTTTTAGGCATGATTTATCTCGCCCTACGCCGGCATCTTCATCAGGAATATAACCTAGTGAATGTTGGTACTACCCCTGTTGGAGTTCGGTTCAATCCGTTGGATTTTCCTTACAGGACGGATGATGGAAAATATAACGATCCTTTCAATGAAGTTGCGGGCAGCGAAGGAAGTTTTTTTGGCCGGAACATGGCTCCTGTTGATCAGAAAAAGAAG TTGAAGAAGCCAGATCCAATGGTGGTAGCTACGAAACTACTAGCAAGGAGAAAGTTCATAGACACAGGGAAGCAATTTAACATAATTGCAGCTTCTTGGATTCAGTTTATGATTCATGATTGGATCGATCACTTGGAGGATACTGAACAG ATCGAGTTGAAAGCACCCAGAGAAGTAGAAAGCCAATGTCCTCTGAAATCATTCAAGTTCTACAAGACAAAGGAAGTTCCTACTGGCTTCTACGAGATTAAGACCGGCGGCAAGAACATTCGTACTCCTTGGTG GGACGGAAGCGTAATCTATGGCAGCAACACAGAATGGCTGAATAAGGTAAGAACATTCAAAGATGGGAAGCTGAAAATATCAGAAGATGGACTTCTTCTCCATGACGAAAATGGCGTTGCTATATCTGGAGATATTCGCAATAGTTGGGCCGGTGTCTCCACTTTGCAGGCTCTCTTCGTTAAGGAGCATAACGCTGTCTGTGATGCTCTCAAG AGGGAATATCCAGATTTAGACGATGAAGATTTATACAGGCATTCAAGATTAGTGACTGCTGCTGTTATTGCAAAGATTCACACTATTGATTGGACTGTAGAACTTTTGAAAACTGATACTTTATTAGCAGGAATGCGTGCCAATTG GTATGGAATATTGGGAAAGAAATTTAAGGACACATATGGACATGTGGGAGGAGTAGTCTTGGGTGGTCTTGTGGGTCTAAAAAAACCCGACAATCATGGTGTCCCTTATTCTCTAACCGAAGAATTCGCAAGTGTTTACAGAATGCACGCTCTTCTACCTGATACTCTTGCCCTAAGAGACGTTTCAGCTAAGCCCGGTGTCAATAAATCTCTACCGTTAATCAAACA GGTTCCTATGGAAAAGCTGATAGGACTAGAAGGAGAAAAAACTGTAGCAAAAATTGGATTCGCTGCACAAATGGTATCGATGGGTCATCAAGCTTGTGGAGCCTTGGAGCTGTGGAACTATCCAGTTTGGTTTAGAAATATTATACCACATAATCTTGATGGCACTGAAAGATCTGACCATATCGACCTAGCAGCTCTCGAAG TTTATAGGGACAGGGAGAGAAATATAGCAAGGTACAATGATTTCAGGAGGTCCCTATTGTTGATCCCAATTTCCAAATGGGAAGATCTGACGAATGATAAAGAAGCTATCAAAGAACTAAGTGAGGTGTACGATAATGATGTTGAAGAACTTGATCTTCTTGTGGGTCTCATGGCAGAGAAGAAGATCCCCGGATTTGCTATCAGTGAAACTGCATTCTTTGcattacaataa
- the LOC126672261 gene encoding uncharacterized protein LOC126672261, whose protein sequence is MDDITGRAWDLLKYNIRINPLVDDKINWKGMRNGIFSVNSAWRNLAAVENQVSWNKVVWYPGMIPRHSFVTWLAIMGRLNTNDKLMRWGVIQSNVCSLCNTHTETIGHLYFDYSFSANIWSNILRISGDIRPENCLRREISFLTRRANERSKKSKARRLWFNAAVYHIWYARNDLVFNQMCRVLSRGLLVLWAFV, encoded by the exons ATGGATGACATAACTGGTAGAGCTTGGGACCTTCTTAAATATAACATCAGAATCAATCCTCTGGTTGATGATAAGATTAATTGGAAAGGTATGAGGAATGGCATATTCTCAGTTAACAGTGCCTGGAGAAATTTAGCAGCTGTGGAGAATCAAGTGTCCTGGAATAAAGTTGTTTGGTATCCTGGAATGATTCCCAGACATTCCTTTGTAACCTGGTTAGCTATTATGGGTAGATTGAACACAAATGACAAGCTTATGAGATGGGGAGTGATCCAATCCAATGTTTGTTCTCTGTGTAACACTCATACAGAAACCATAGGTCACTTATACTTTGACTACAGCTTCTCAGCTAATATCTGGAGTAATATCTTAAGAATTTCTGGGGATATTAGACCTGAAAATTGCTTGAGAAGAGAAATTAGTTTTCTGACTAGAAGAGCTAATGAGAGATCCAAAAAGTCTAAAGCTAGAAGGCTTTGGTTTAATGCTGCTGTCTATCATATTTGGTATGCCAGGAatgatttagtttttaatcaaATGTGCAGAGTATTGAGCAG GGGCTTGTTAGTCCTCTGGGCTTTTGTCTAG